From the Halobacteriovorax sp. GB3 genome, the window AAATGGAGTTTAATGCTATTCCTGGAGATATTCAAAAGGGTGAGATTGATTTTATTAGCCCAGTTCTTGACCAAACAACTAGAACATTAAAAGTTAGAACAACAATTAAAAACTCGCTTGGTAGATTAAAGCCTGGAATGATTGCAAGTGCCACTTTGAAGCTTGATTTTGAAGGAATGCCACTCGTTGTTCCAAGAAGTGCTGTCATAGATACAGGAAAAAGAAAAGTTGTATGGGTTCAAAGTGATGAGAGAAGTTATCAGGCCAAAACTATTTTAACTGGTGTTGAGTCCGAAGGTTATGTTGAAGTAAAAGAGGGTTTAATAGAGAATGAGAAAGTTGTTGTAGAAGGAAGTTTTCTTCTCGATGCTCAGGCTCAGCTCTTTGGCGGATATGAAGACTTTAATCAATCTGGAGAGTCTAAATGATTCAAAAGCTCATTGAATATACAATTAAAAATAGAGTCTTCGTCGTCATTGTTTTTGTCTTTATAGCTCTTTTTTCTGTCTATAGCTTAAAGACTGCAAGAATCGATGCTATTCCTGATATTGGAGAAAATCAGCAAATCGTTTTTACTAAGTGGGATGGTCGATCACCTAAGGATGTTGAAGAGCAAGTTACTTATCCTTTAAGCATTCTTATGCAGGGAATTCCAGGTGTAAAAAATATTAGAGGAATCTCTGCTTTTGGTTTCTCTACAATTTATGTGATTTTTAAAGATGATGTTGATTTCTATTGGAGTCGATCGCGAGTCTTAGAAAAACTGACAAGTGCTAAAGAAGAACTCCCTACAGGCGTTAATCCTAAGATGGGACCAGATGCAACGGGTCTTGGTCAAATTTATTGGTATACTCTAGAGAATAAAAAAGATAACCCTAGGCCTAAGTCTCTCTCTGATCTTAGGACCATTCAAGATTTTTATGTGCGCTATTTACTTCAAGGAGTAGAAGGAGTCAGTGAAGTTGCCAGTATTGGTGGCTTTGTTAAAGAGTTCCAAATTGACGTGGATCCACAAAAACTCTTTGCCTATGATACTCACTTTAGTGCGCTTATTAAGGCCATTAAGGAAAGCAATATCGATGTTGGTGCTGAAGTAATTGAAGATGGTGACAGAGAGTTTATTGTCAGAGGGAAAGGTTTCTTTAGGTCTCTATCTGATATTGAAAATGTCGTTATCAACATTAAGAAGGGTATCCCTATTCGTGTTAAGGATGTCGCGAGTGTTGGAACTGGACCTGGCTTTAGACGAGGGGCCCTTGATAAAAATGGCGTAGAATCAGTGGGTGGTGTTGTGACGATGCGCTTTGGCGAAAACCCCAAAGAAGTCATCGAGAAGGTAAAAAAACGATTGGAAATTGTGAAGCAGGGGCTTCCCTCCGGAGTCGATCTTGTTCCATTTTATGACCGCACAGAGGTGATTGAAAGAACGATTGGTACTGTTTATCGTGCATTAACTGAAGAGATTATCATTACTGTTTTTGTTATTCTCTTCTTCTTATTTCACTTTAAGTCATCTGTGTTGGTTTCTTTGACGCTTCCCTTTGGTGTTGGAATTAGTTTCATTCTAATGAAATTACTAGATATCGATTCTAATGTTATGAGTTTATCAGGGATGGTTATTGCGATTGGATCGATGGTTGATATGGGGATTATCATGACTGAGAATATTTATTCTCATCTCTCAGAAAATCCACACTCTTCAAAAGAAGAAAAAGTTCAAATAGTAAAAAACGCTGCTAAAGAGGTCGGTCCTGCAATTGTGACCGCAGTTGCAACAACTATTATTACTTTTCTTCCTGTCTTTGGTCTTGAAGGTAGTGAAGGTAAGCTATTTGGTCCTCTAGCATGGGCAAAAACACTCGCCATGCTTGGTGCTGTTATTGTTGCGATTTTTCTTGTCCCTTCGCTTTCCATTTATTTTTTAAAAGGGGATTTGAAGCCTGTAGAAAAAAATAAAGTTAGCCGAACGATTATTAATTTCTACGAACCTGCTTTGAATTGGGTATTATCAAATAGAAAAAAGTTTCTTGTGCTACCACTCATTTTACTCCTTTTTGGTGGTTTCTCTTATTCAAAGCTTGGAAAGGAATTCATGCCTTCTCTAAATGAAGGAGAAATTCTCTACATGCCGGTGACAACGCCTGATGTCTCTATGACTAAAGCGAGAGAACTACTTGCATACACAGATAAAAAGCTTAAAGAACACCCTCTTGTTGAAAATGCCGTTGGAAAATTAGGGCGAGCTGATACTGCAATTGATCCAGCTCCTGTTGCTATGTTTGAAACCGTTGTGAAATTAGTGGATGAATCGAAGTGGCCTGCGGGAATGACGATTTATAACATCATGGAAGAACTCGACCAGCATCTTCAAGTTCCTGGTTTAGTAAACGCATGGCTTTTCCCGATTGAAAATAGAATTGCGATGATTTCAACAGGTATTAAAACACAAATTGGAATTAAAGTTTTTGGAGAAGGTCTTAAGACTCTCGAAGATATTGCAGCAAAAGTTGCTAAGGAAGTTGAGTCGATTGATGGTGCCTACGGTGTCTTTGCCGAAAAAATCACAGGTAAACCTTATATTGAATTTGATATTGATAGAGTAGCAGCAAGTCGATACGGAATTAATACTGGAACTGTTAACCAGGTTCTTCAAACTGCTATTGGTGGAATGCCTATTGGTCAGTACTTTGATGGAAGAAAGAGATTTCCAATTAGGGTGAGATATAAAAAGGAATTGAGAGATCGTATTGATGAACTGAAGAAAGTTCTTGTACCGAGCCCACTTGGACAACATATCCCAATCAGCCAGCTCGCTAAAATTGAAGTTGTCACTGGACCAGCTGTTATTCAATCCGAAAATGGTCTTCTACGCTCTCTAGTCTTATTAAACGTTAGGGGACGTGATCTCGTAGGCTTTGTTGAAGAGGCAAAGGTAAAAGTAGAGTCAAATGTTGAGTTACCTCATGGTTATTCTCTTCATTGGGCGGGCCAGTATGAGAATCAGGTACGATCTAATAAACGACTTTTAATGCTTATTCCACTGGCCTTAATGATCAATCTTGTCATCATTTACTTAGGTCTCAAGAACTTTAGAAATGCAGCGATTGTCTTTAGTGCTATTCCTGTTGCTCTTTCTGGTGGTTTGATCCTTTTATGGGTTGGCGGATTTAATACTTCTGTTGCCGTTTGGGTTGGCTTCATTGCTCTTTTTGGTATTGCTGTTGATGATGGTGTCGTCATGATGACTTATTTGCAAGAAGAAATGAAAAAGCACAAACCTGATAGTTGGCAAAAGCTTAAAGATTGTATTCTTCAGGCCGGCAAAAGAAGAATTCGTCCTCTTGTTATGACGACAACGACAACGATCATAGCACTTTTACCGGTTATGTGGTCTACGACAACGGGGAGCGAAGTCATGAAGCCTATGGCCATTCCTGCTCTTGGAGGGATGCTCGTAGAATTAATTACTCTTTTTATTGTACCTGTTACATTCTCATATTTTGAACAAAAACGTATTCAAGGAGAACAAAATGTTTAAAACAATGATGTTAAGTTTAGTTGTAATGATTACAAGTTTTGGATCATTAGCAAAAGAAAGAATTTCTCTTTCTAAGAAAGAAATGAAAGAAATTGTTGAGGTTTTGAAGTTGAATGAAACGCTTCATGCTTCATTTTTTAAGTATGATGGAAAAGAGGTCGAAGCGGCAGCTACAAAAGTAAAAATGGCGATTGATAAAATTAGCAATAAAGATGTGGCCAAACTTCTTACTTTTTCAAAAACTAAGTTAAGTGAAATGAAGAGCACTTCTAAAAGAGAAGCTAATAATGAAGCTTATAATCTTGTTTCTATGGCCTTGATTCATGTGGTGAACTCTTATGATGTTGGAAAAGAGTACAACGCTTATTCTTGCCCAATGGTTAAGAAGAAGTGGGTACAAAACTCCTCTAAGATGGCAAAAGTACATAATCCCTATGCTCCTAGAATGCCGCATTGTGGATCACAAGATTCAAAATACTAAAGAGAAGGGTCCATATAGGGCCCTTTTTTATTGCATTTAGCTTAAAATAAGCATACCCTGTGGGGGTATAGAAGGGGGCGATATGAAAAGCTTTTTGTTTAATGTTGAAGGTATGACATGCGGTGGTTGTAAAAGCAAGATCGTAAATAAGTTAGAATCACAAGTTAAAACTATTGAAGTCGATCTAGATGATAAGACTGTTAAGGTTTCTTCTGAAACTCTATCAGGAATGGCCATCAAAAAAGAGATCGAAGAACTTGGCTTCACTATCACTAAAATGAGTAAGACGGATTAATGGAAACATTAGCGCTAAAAATTGAGGGCATGAGCTGTGCAAGCTGTGCCTCTTCAATTGAGAAAAGTATTTCTAAAATTAATGGAGTACTTTCATGTTCAGTCAATTACGCAACTGAAAAAGGTTATTTCGAGCTTGATAATGAATCACTCGTCGAAACTATTCAAACCGAAATAATAAATCTAGGTTACTCTTTTCAAGAAGGGAATGAATCCTCTAAAGATGCTAATGGTAAGGATGAAAACCTTAGAAAGTTTTTGATTTCAATTATTTTATCAATAGCTCTTTTTATTTTTGCAATGTGGCCTTTAATGAATTGGCCAGATCAGAGAACAAATTGGTTTATTCAATTAATTCTTGCAACTCCTGTGTGGCTTTGGATTGGGTCTCGCTTTCAAAAATCTGCACTTAATTTCTTTTTAACGGGTAAGTCCAATATGAATACTTTAATTGGTATTGGGACTACAGCTGCTTTCGTATATAGTTCATTCATAACTATCTTTCATGAGTTATCAGTAAATTTAGGATTAACACAAAAGGTACATTTTGAAGCTGTTGGCTTTATTATTTCTTTTGTTTTTCTTGGACAATATTTTGAAGAAAAGGCCAAGAAGAAAACGAAAGAAGCCCTGAATTCTCTTTTTAAGCTTAGCTCTAAGAAGGCCTTTGTAAAAAGAGGTGATGATTTTATAGAAGTCGATATATCTAAGGTTCAGGTTAATGATACTATTCGAGTAAAGCCTGGAGAAAAATTTCCTGTTGATGGAAAAATTACTAAGGGTGAATCAAATATTGATGAAGCAATGATTACAGGAGAGCCCATTCCTGTATCAAAGAAAATAGGGGACTCACTCTTTGCTGGAACAATTAATGGAGAAAGTGTCATTGAATATAATGCAACCAAAGTCGGCGGAGATACTTTTCTATCTCAGATCGTTAAGTTTGTAGAAACGGCTCAAAGTTCGAAGCCACAGATTCAAAGATATGCAGATAAAATTAGCTCAGTTTTTACTCCTGCTGTCTTAGTCATTTCTGTGATCACTTTCATTATGTGGTTCTTTTTTGGTCCTGAGCCAGTTTGGGGCAACGCAATCTCTAACTTTATCGCCGTTCTTGTAATTGCATGTCCTTGTGCTCTAGGACTTGCTACACCAACAGCAGTTGTCGTTGCAACGGGAAGAGCATCTTTAAAGGGTCTACTGATTGGTGGAGGCGAGGTTATAGAGAAGGCACAAAATATTGATGCCATCATTTTTGATAAAACAGGAACTCTCACTGAAGGGCGACCATCGGTTATCGACTATATCTGTACAATTAATCATGACAAGGTTCTCTTTGATGTTGCTTCAATCGAACAATTTTCAGAGCACCCACTTTCTAAAGCGATACTAAACTTTTATCAACAAGAATCAGATAGACCGTTAGATGAGCCTGATCTCTTTGAAGTTATCAAAGGAAAAGGTCTTGTTGCTGATCTAAATGATGATGAATTCGTTATTGGTAATATGAGTTTAATGAAAGACCACAAACTTGATGTTCCATCGGCTCTTTCATCACAACATATCGGTAGTACTGTTTATGTAGCAAAGAACAAAGAGGTTATTGCTTTATTTGTCATAGGTGATCAGATAAAAAAACAAGCGCTCGACTCTATTTCTAAAATTAAAGATATGGGAATACAAACTTGGATGATTACTGGAGATAATGAAGCTGTTGCTCAAGATGTTGCCAATGAGCTTGGTATTGACCATTTCATGGCCAACGTATTACCACTAGATAAATCGACTGCGGTTGAGTCTCTACAAAAGAAAGGGCTTAAGGTCGCTATGGTAGGAGATGGTATCAACGATGCTCCAGCTCTTTCTAAGGCAGATCTTTCTCTGGCCATGGGGACTGGAACAGATGTTGCGATTAATGCTGCTGATGTGACAATTGTTCATGGAGATATTTCAAAGGCGCTAGATTTTATTATTCTTTCCACAAAGACAATGAAAGTGATTAAAGAAAACCTCTTTCTATCGATGATTTACAACACTCTTCTCATTCCCATTGCTGCTGGTGTACTCTATCTATTCGGTGGACCCTTAATGCCGCCAGTTCTTGCAAGTGTGGCCATGGCCCTGAGTAGTATTTCAGTCGTTAGTAATAGTTTAAGAATTAGGAAGTTTATTTAATGAAAGGTGCAAATCATAAAGCATTGTTAAATCGTATTAAAAGAATTGAGGGGCAGGTTCGAGGTTTGGCCAATATGGTTGAATCAGAAAAATATTGTATCGATATTCTGACTCAAATAAAGGCGCAAAGAAGTGCTTTGAAGTCCTTAGAACTTGAGATTTTAGAGAATCATCTTCATCACTGTGTAAAAGAGGCCATCGACTCTGGAGATAATGATGTTGTTGATGATAAGATTAATGAAGTTTTAGAGATTTTAAAGAAGAGTTCTAAATCATAAAAGTTGCTAGGAAGAGTTATGAGTACAATACTTGAATCTATTTTTGAACTAAACCAAGTAAAAGAGCTTAAAGAAGCCTTGAAAGTGAATAGGCCATTTGTGGCCCATAATCTTTCTTTCATTCATGATGTTCTCTCTAAAAAGGCACATCTTCAGTCTTTGCCTTCTTTGATCAATCAATGGCCAGCAAAGGTTGATGTACACCTTCCAGATGCTTCTGATGAAATTAGTACTCTAGAAGTCAATTCAACAGACGCTTATAAAATGTATCTCAATAAAATGGGCCTACTTTTTAATCATATTGAAAGATATGATGATGAGTATAACGAATTACTCTTTGCTTTTATGATGGCGCTTGGTTTTTCCAAGCAATCTTTTGCTCGTGCTTTGGTATATGCGACACCTGAAGGTGGAGGAACTGCAACTCACTTTGATCAAAATATTAATCTTATTTTTCAATTAAAGGGAAAAAAGAGATGGTGGATTGCTCAAAATGAAACATTTATTAATCCACTCACTAGACACACGCTTCATCAAGAATTAGATCCAGAGTTAGCCTCTTATCAAGAAGCACCTCTACCTGAAAAAATGCCTGAAGATGCACAAGAGATCCTCTTAGAAGCGGGAAGCTTTCTTTTTCTTCCCAGAGGTTGTTGGCACAAGACGAGCGGGGAAGAAGATGCGTTGGCCCTCAATTTCACTTATACAGTACCTACTTGGATTGATCTTTTTGGTGCTGCTATTAGAGGTCGTTTGAGTGGTGATCCTAAATGGCGTGAAAGTGCTATTGGCTTTGATGATTTGAACACTTCCAGCGAAGCCGAGAAAAAATTTGATGAGTTACTTGATGAATTTAAGAGTGAGTTTACACACTGGCAAGCCGCTCAGATTCTTGGTGTTACTGAAGGAAATTAAATTCCGATTTTTTGAAAATTCAAATTTCGATATTTTTTCTGTAAATCTAGTGGTAATTCATCCACAAGGGATTCAACATAGGATTTTTGTACCAAGGGATCACTTAGGCATTTATTTATTTTTTCTATAACATCACTAGATTGAGCGGAACAAAGAGCATAGGCTTTAATTGGTCCCATTTCAGTATTTTCCCTTAGAAGAAGATAGCTAAATTCATTTCTTTCTGTTACCGATAGATTTCTCACGTGATGAATAAAGCTCACTGGATATTCGAAAAAGAAGTCAAATCTCTTTTGGTGAAGCATCTTATAAAAACCAACGGGATCAACGGCATTTCTTTTTAGAACACGATTTTCATATTTTTTAATCAACTCATTGACTTGTTCACCATAAGTACCCTTTTCGACCATACCTCCAATAAGAGATGTTTTTCGAAAGAGAGTTTCAAGTGATACCTTGTTATTCTTTCCTTTAAACTTCGCTTCATCTTCTTTTCGAATAACAATAAAAGCATTAGGAATCGTAAAAACAAGTTTTGAGATATGTTTGTCTGGATGAACTTTAGGCTCTGTTCCAAGGGCGGGGAGACAGTAGATACTCTTCTTACTGTCGAGAAACTTAAAAATTCTTGGAAAGCTACTCTGACCCAGTTCTACATGCTTATAGCCTTCAAGACATTGTTTAAATTGCTTTAAAACGATATCTCCAAACCCTTTATGATTGCTCTGATAAATTGGGGGATAGTCAAAGGTCATCCAAGTAATAACTTGATCTTTTGCAAGGGTACTTGAGTTAGCAATTACTCCTGTAAGAAAAAAAATGAATGGGATAATTGCGTTGCGAAGCATAGAAAAAGAATACTATTAGGGGGATGCAATTATCAATTTTTTTTTACAATCTGAAAGATAGATCATGTATTAAGGAATTAAATCTCTGTAAAAATTAATTCTTTAGGCATTTCATCTTCAAGAATTTTGTATAATTCAGCTTTTCTTTTAAATCGTGGTGTTAGCCAATTATTAATAGCTATTTCATTTAGAAGTATAGGGCTGCGATGGTGTCCTGCTTCGCGAACTTCTCTACGAGCATCTTTTGTAAGAAGGGAAAAGCTATTAATGATCTCATTAGGATCTTGTGGATTAATCCAATGATCCCAGATTCCTGCTGCAAAGAGAAGTTCTTGCTGATTCTCTAATGAGAAATGACCTTCTCTTTTCTTTTGCCCCTCTTTTTGTACCCATTCGTAAAATGAAAGGATAGGGACAATGCAATGAAATTTACCAAAGAGATTTTTATATGTTTTTCTTTTTTCTATTGTTTCTATTTTTGCATTGTAAGTTTTAATTTCTTTTTTTCGTCCTGTTTGATGATCAATCATTGTGTAACGATTTTCTTTTGAGAAATTTGGGAGAAGATTAAAGCGAAGAGGAACAATTTCCCTTTGATCATTTCTCCAAATTATTGAGGGAGCATAGTGGTTTGTGAACTTTCTTTCTTCTAAGCGAGATAAAATTTCAAAAGTCTTATCACTCATGTGAGCATTCATGAGTTTAGAGAGCTTTTTTATATCTTGAGGCGAAGTGAATGAGAAACACATAATCCATCCTTTTACTCATTATACACTAGTTGACCGTTGATTGGTTGATTGAGACAATTTAATAAATATTGGAGATAAAATGATTACATCAATCTTTATGGGTTTTTTAACTTTACTTTATATTAGAATTACTTTGTATGTGATTGCAAAAAGAAAGCAATATCAAGTCCTTTACGGTCCTGGTGAGAATTCACAGATCGCAGGGGCCATTGCTTCACATTCTAATTTTGTTGCTTATGTTCCAATACTCATTTTACTTATGTATTTTGTAGAAGTTGTTGGAAAAGCGCCAGGGTGGTTAGTTATTCCATTTGGATTGGCCATTTTCATTGGACGTTGTTTACATTTTCAAGGACTAAAAGAAAATGATGAACAGTTGAGTCAGCAAAGAGAATTAATTTTAAAAAAGCGTATTATGGGTATGAAGTTGACAATTTTTTCGATGATTGGTCTTTCTATATTAGCGATTGTATTGCCTATTAAGGAACTCTTCTTTTAACCAAAGTAATTGTGCTTTTCAAAATTCTTGAACACTCGTTTAACGACTTGACGGTGGTTTACTGCTTCTCTTGGAGCATTTAGAATAAATTTCTCGATTTCGCTCGTGCCTATCTTCGCTTCACCTCCATGGGCGAGAAGGTAATTCTCTATTTCTAATTTGAGATAACGACGGAGTGAATCTCTATAAATATCAGGATAATTGACAGGATAGGGTGAAACGATTTTTTTTCGAATCTTAATTATATTATCTGCAATATAAGCCGTTTTTGATTTTTCATGCCAAAGGGTCAAGTCACAATCGGTGTGACCTGGGCAAAAGAGAGCTTTCCAGTCAGGGAAAAAGGGAAGTTGATCACCATCACTTAAATGAAAGTCTATGCTGATTTTCTTAGGAAAACGAATGGGGCGTTTTTGTTTTTTCATTTTCTTAGCGACATAATGAGTGAGAAAGAGGTCAATCTCATATTTTAAATGTCCTAGAAAACCCTTGTACCAAGAATTAACTTTTGGGTGAGCTGCAATGTGACAGCCCCACTTGCTTTTTAAGAAAGAAGCTGCTCCCGCATGATCTGGGTGCATATGGGTCACTACAACTAGTTTTAAGCAATCAAGGCTGAGTTTGAGATCATTTTTGATAAAGCTTTCAATTGTTTCGATGTCTGCACGCGAGCAGCCATCGAGAAGGGCCAATTGATTGTCTTTCTCAACGAGATAGATTGACTGAATATATCCTTTAAGATGATGAATTTTCACTCTCTTACTATAACTTAATGTCTGAAATCTTGCCAATAGTCGTAGTGTTCGGTTTCAACTCTTTTACAGAGTGTGTCCATGGAGAGTATAATTTAATCTCAAAAAAGGACGTTTTATGATTAAAATTATTCTCACATTAGTAGTGACTTTTTTAATTTCTGTTCCCTTTTTCTCAACACCTGTTGGGGAACAACTTTATCATTCGTACCAAGAAACTGATCTTCATAGAACTATCTACTGTCAATATGTAGAGTGGTTTGGAGTAGAAGGTTTTGATAAATTAAAATTTTATTTACGCTGTAAGTTACAATAGGTGCTAAGTGAAAATATTGCATACATCTGACTGGCACATTGGACGCCAGCTTCATGGTATTTCCTTACTTGAAGATCAAAGACATATTTTAAATGAAATATTTAATCTTTGTAAGAATAAGAGTGTAGAGGTTCTTCTTATTGCTGGTGATATTTACGATCGTTCTGTTCCTCCTGCAAATGCAGTCGAGCTTCTTGATCAATTTCTGACGAAAGTAAAGAGCGAATTAAATATTCCTGTCATCTTGATTTCTGGCAATCATGATGGACCAGAAAGGTTAGGCTTTGGCTCAAATCAAATGAAAAATAGTGGCCTTCATATTGTTGGACCACTCCAAGAAAATATTACGCCAACTATTATAAGCGATGAATTTGGAGAAGTTTTCTTCTATGGACTTCCTTACGCAGATCCTGTCCAAGTTCGAGATAAATACAATGTTGATTTCAAAAATCACGATGAGGCCATGGGTCACTTAGTCTCTTTGGTTAAAGATGACTATTCAAAGAGAAAACAGGAGAGGACTGTTGTTCTATCTCACTGTTTTATCGACGGAGCTGAAGAATGTGAGTCTGAAAGACCACTTTCTATTGGTGGTGCAGATAGAGTCTCTTATAAACACTTTGAAAGCTTTAATTATACGGCCTTGGGTCATTTACACGGAAGACAGTTTAAGGGAAAGGAAAATATTCGTTACAGCGGAACACCGCTTAAATATTCGTTTTCAGAAACAAAACATAGGAAGAGTGTCACTCTCGTTGATCTTAAAGAAGATGGCTCAATTGAATTTGAGCAAATCGAACTTAGCCCACTTCGTGATCTACGTGTGATTGAAGGTGAATTAAATGATATTTTAGAAGCTGCTAAAAGTGATCAGCATAGAGATGACTATATTATGGCGAGAATTCTCGATAAACATGCCATTTTAGACTTAATGGCTAAACTAAGGGCCGTATATCCAAATACGTTACATCTTGAGCGCCCATCATTGTCTTCAGATCACAATATAGAGCTTAGAAAAGAGAATTTGAAAAAAAGTGAATTCTCAATGTTTCAAGATTTCTTTGAACAAGTACTCGATGAAAAAATGAATAAGCAGCAGCAAGAATATATGGAAAGTGTTATTAACGCACTTCATGGGGAGACTCGAGAGTGAGACCAATCCAATTAGAAATGTGTGCTTTTGGACCTTTCAAAGATACGCAGATTGTTAATTTTCAAAAATTAGGAGAGAACCCATTATTTCTCATTAATGGGCAAACAGGTTCTGGAAAAACGACTATTCTCGATGCTATTTGCTTCGCTCTTTATGGTTCTGCGACAGGCGTTGAGCGCGATGTTCGAGAAATGCGTTGCCACCTTAGTGATCCAAAAGTTGAAACCTATGTGAATTTAACATTCACGCTAGGCCAAACGACCTACCTTGTTGAGAGAAAGCCTGAGCAAGAAGTTCAAAAGAAAAGAGGTGATGGCTTTACTAAGAAATCTTCAGACGCAGCTCTATATGAGATTGGTCGAGAAAAGAAGTTAATCGCAAATAGAACTAAAGAAGTTAGTCAGTTCATTGAAGATCTAACGGGACTTAGCGTCGTCCAGTTTCGACAAGTAATGGTTCTTCCACAAGGAAAGTTTAGAGAACTTCTCATCGCTGATTCAAAAGATAGAGAGCAGATCTTCTCAAAATTATTTCAAACATATTTTTATTCAAAGATTGAAAAAGATTTAGATTTCAAAGCAAAAGATATCCGAGTTAAGAGAAAAGAGTTTGAAAATAAGATTGTTGGTAGTTTAGAGACTCTTTCTGTTGAGAATCTTGATGAGTTACAAAAGCTCACAAAAGATCTCGCTCCAGAGCTTGAAATTTTATTTAAAGAGAAAGAAAAACAGAAAGATGAATTTAAACAATGTGAAAAAGATTATCAAAGCGCATTAGCTCTCGATAAGAATATTACAGATCTTTCTAAAACAGAAATTGAATTAAAAAATCTTCAACTTAAAAAAGAAACAATCACTCAAGACCAAGCAACTATTAAAGAGATTGAACAGGCCCTTGAATTATCATCTGATTATACTAGTTATATTAATTTAGAAAATAAGTCCTCTAAGGACCTCCTTTTATTTGAAGAAATTTCTCATCTTTTTGGAGAACTTGCTGTAAAAAAAGAAGAATTTTCTAAGCAATACGATAATAAAGAATTACTTGAAAAAGAAGTTGAAGCCTTAAGTGCGAAAAGAGAGACTCTTGCCCGTTACTATGAACTTCAGCTTTCAATAATTAAAGAGAGTAATGAAGTCG encodes:
- a CDS encoding MAPEG family protein, with amino-acid sequence MITSIFMGFLTLLYIRITLYVIAKRKQYQVLYGPGENSQIAGAIASHSNFVAYVPILILLMYFVEVVGKAPGWLVIPFGLAIFIGRCLHFQGLKENDEQLSQQRELILKKRIMGMKLTIFSMIGLSILAIVLPIKELFF
- a CDS encoding exonuclease SbcCD subunit D, producing the protein MKILHTSDWHIGRQLHGISLLEDQRHILNEIFNLCKNKSVEVLLIAGDIYDRSVPPANAVELLDQFLTKVKSELNIPVILISGNHDGPERLGFGSNQMKNSGLHIVGPLQENITPTIISDEFGEVFFYGLPYADPVQVRDKYNVDFKNHDEAMGHLVSLVKDDYSKRKQERTVVLSHCFIDGAEECESERPLSIGGADRVSYKHFESFNYTALGHLHGRQFKGKENIRYSGTPLKYSFSETKHRKSVTLVDLKEDGSIEFEQIELSPLRDLRVIEGELNDILEAAKSDQHRDDYIMARILDKHAILDLMAKLRAVYPNTLHLERPSLSSDHNIELRKENLKKSEFSMFQDFFEQVLDEKMNKQQQEYMESVINALHGETRE
- a CDS encoding MBL fold metallo-hydrolase gives rise to the protein MKIHHLKGYIQSIYLVEKDNQLALLDGCSRADIETIESFIKNDLKLSLDCLKLVVVTHMHPDHAGAASFLKSKWGCHIAAHPKVNSWYKGFLGHLKYEIDLFLTHYVAKKMKKQKRPIRFPKKISIDFHLSDGDQLPFFPDWKALFCPGHTDCDLTLWHEKSKTAYIADNIIKIRKKIVSPYPVNYPDIYRDSLRRYLKLEIENYLLAHGGEAKIGTSEIEKFILNAPREAVNHRQVVKRVFKNFEKHNYFG